A window of Sphingobium herbicidovorans contains these coding sequences:
- a CDS encoding phage tail assembly chaperone produces MSFFKAAARLAGVAGWLLGWRPDEFWRSTPVELEAVLRAARGDDEPDAGMDAGELERLRAVMPD; encoded by the coding sequence ATGAGCTTCTTCAAAGCGGCGGCGCGGCTGGCGGGCGTTGCGGGGTGGCTGCTGGGCTGGCGGCCGGACGAGTTCTGGCGATCGACGCCGGTCGAGCTGGAGGCGGTGCTGCGGGCCGCGCGTGGCGACGATGAGCCGGATGCAGGGATGGATGCGGGGGAGCTGGAGCGGCTGCGGGCGGTGATGCCGGATTGA
- a CDS encoding head-tail connector protein, which translates to MREGLVLVRDEVVTPGASLEELKHYLRISGNAEDGLLDGLLKSATALCEQFVGQWLIIGEARETVRADGSWQRLSATPVVAILGGEAVAPDGGAEVLPADAYAIDIDAAGDGWVRARPLDGRRVLAVRYRAGMAEDADGLPEAIRHGIVRLAAENFAAREGETASPPAVVGALWRPWRRMRLA; encoded by the coding sequence ATGCGGGAGGGGCTGGTGCTGGTGCGGGACGAAGTGGTGACGCCGGGCGCGTCGCTTGAGGAATTGAAACACTATCTGCGGATCAGCGGGAACGCGGAGGACGGGCTGCTCGACGGGCTGCTCAAGAGTGCGACGGCGCTGTGCGAGCAGTTTGTCGGGCAGTGGCTGATCATCGGCGAGGCGCGGGAGACGGTGCGGGCGGATGGCAGCTGGCAGCGGCTGTCGGCGACGCCGGTGGTGGCGATATTGGGCGGGGAGGCTGTGGCCCCGGACGGCGGCGCGGAGGTCTTGCCCGCCGATGCCTATGCGATCGACATCGACGCGGCGGGCGATGGATGGGTGCGGGCGCGGCCGCTGGATGGTCGGCGCGTGCTGGCGGTGCGCTATCGTGCGGGGATGGCCGAGGATGCCGATGGGCTGCCAGAGGCGATCCGCCACGGGATCGTGCGGCTGGCGGCGGAGAATTTCGCCGCGCGAGAGGGCGAGACGGCGAGCCCGCCCGCCGTGGTGGGGGCGCTGTGGCGGCCATGGCGGCGGATGCGGCTGGCGTGA
- a CDS encoding DUF2793 domain-containing protein, which yields MTMDATPRWMLPQLFAGQAQKEVFHNEALVRIDMLLHGQAESADEDSPPPSPMVGQCWIVAAGATGDWAGQDGAVACWTEGGWRFVTPRAGLALWVADRGYSMAHNDGAWRNSPVRADGFHVGGVRVVGAREGAIPAPAGGSSVDSEARAAIGSILSAMRSHGLIEP from the coding sequence ATGACCATGGATGCGACCCCTCGCTGGATGCTGCCGCAGCTTTTTGCCGGGCAGGCGCAGAAGGAGGTTTTTCACAACGAGGCGCTGGTGCGGATCGACATGCTCCTGCATGGGCAGGCAGAGAGCGCGGACGAGGATTCTCCGCCGCCATCGCCCATGGTGGGACAGTGCTGGATCGTTGCGGCGGGCGCGACGGGCGACTGGGCAGGGCAGGATGGCGCGGTCGCCTGCTGGACAGAGGGCGGGTGGCGCTTCGTCACGCCGCGGGCGGGGTTGGCGCTCTGGGTCGCGGACAGGGGATATTCAATGGCGCACAATGACGGCGCATGGCGAAATTCGCCGGTCCGCGCCGACGGCTTTCATGTGGGCGGCGTGCGGGTCGTGGGTGCGCGGGAGGGCGCGATCCCGGCCCCCGCCGGGGGAAGTTCCGTCGACAGTGAGGCACGGGCTGCGATTGGTTCCATCCTGTCCGCAATGCGGAGCCATGGTTTGATCGAGCCATGA
- a CDS encoding superoxide dismutase family protein: MKNVPLVFALSMAASLSACASADSGAVNSGSGSTASARAALLAADGSSRGDATVTEMADGLHVAVRATGVSPGVHAVHVHMTGTCTPPDFNSAGGHWNPTGRQHGRDNPAGMHMGDMPNMTAAADGTGTMEYVIPGGTLRSGAHPLLDADGAAVVIHAQADDNKSDPAGNAGGRIACGILSAG, encoded by the coding sequence ATGAAAAATGTCCCCCTTGTCTTTGCATTGTCGATGGCGGCCAGCCTTTCCGCTTGCGCGAGTGCGGATAGCGGCGCTGTAAATTCGGGATCTGGCTCTACGGCCAGCGCGCGGGCCGCCTTGCTGGCGGCGGATGGATCATCCCGTGGCGACGCGACGGTGACGGAAATGGCAGACGGTCTGCATGTTGCGGTGCGCGCGACCGGCGTGTCGCCTGGCGTTCATGCGGTTCATGTGCATATGACCGGAACCTGCACGCCCCCGGATTTCAACAGCGCAGGCGGGCATTGGAATCCCACGGGCCGACAGCATGGCAGGGATAACCCGGCTGGCATGCACATGGGCGACATGCCCAACATGACCGCAGCGGCCGATGGTACGGGAACGATGGAATATGTCATTCCGGGCGGCACGCTGCGTTCGGGCGCCCATCCCTTGCTGGATGCAGATGGCGCTGCGGTCGTGATTCATGCGCAGGCCGATGACAATAAGAGCGATCCTGCCGGAAATGCGGGCGGGCGCATCGCATGCGGGATATTGTCCGCGGGCTGA
- a CDS encoding DUF3168 domain-containing protein: MSAEVTVRAAAIAALREDTVLMDGLNGLFDGQPVRASVPYAVVGECLASDWGGKGLDGRELRLSISLHDAGETPGRLAMLLGRIEPVVQAADGGEGWRIVGVRLIRSRLVKARDRDGWQAVVDYRLRVVREG, translated from the coding sequence ATGAGCGCGGAAGTGACGGTACGGGCGGCGGCGATCGCGGCGCTGCGCGAGGATACGGTTTTGATGGACGGGCTGAACGGCCTGTTCGACGGACAGCCGGTGCGGGCGAGCGTGCCTTATGCGGTAGTTGGTGAATGTCTTGCGAGCGACTGGGGCGGGAAGGGGCTGGACGGACGCGAGTTGCGGCTGTCGATCAGCCTGCATGATGCGGGCGAGACGCCGGGGCGATTGGCGATGCTGCTCGGTCGGATCGAGCCGGTGGTGCAGGCCGCCGACGGGGGCGAGGGCTGGCGCATCGTCGGCGTGCGGCTGATCCGGTCGCGGCTGGTGAAAGCGCGCGACAGGGACGGTTGGCAGGCGGTGGTCGATTACCGGCTGCGGGTGGTGAGGGAAGGATAG
- a CDS encoding OmpA family protein, producing the protein MRKLALAAALATTVLATPALARDNSWYIGIHSGVVLVEDQDITFTPGFDPNTGAPTASSTLEDVDYHKGWDGDAVIGYDFGGFRLEAEAGYKRAKVDLDKSGFGGSASALSFMLNGLLDFGSDDGLQGFVGGGVGVSRAKLANDLVNDSDTGFAWQALAGVRYPLTNNLDVSLKYRFFNQDDINLVPAYTTAVGVAGGDVETKLRTHSLLLGLTYNFGGEPAAPPPPPPPPPPPPPPPPPPPPVAECSPGPYIVFFEWDKSDVTPDAATILDNAVSAYSNCGSAQVMLAGYADRSGSASYNVGLSQRRADAVKAYMASKGIPDGVMTTQAFGESNPRVETADGVRELQNRRVEITYGPGSGM; encoded by the coding sequence ATGCGGAAGCTTGCCCTCGCGGCTGCGCTTGCGACCACCGTCTTGGCCACACCGGCCTTGGCGCGTGATAACAGCTGGTACATTGGTATCCACTCAGGCGTCGTTCTTGTCGAAGACCAGGACATCACCTTCACCCCCGGCTTCGATCCCAACACCGGCGCCCCCACTGCCAGCAGCACGCTGGAAGATGTGGACTATCACAAGGGTTGGGACGGCGACGCCGTCATCGGTTACGACTTCGGTGGTTTCCGTCTGGAAGCCGAAGCTGGCTACAAGCGCGCCAAGGTCGATCTCGACAAGAGCGGCTTCGGCGGTTCGGCGTCGGCTCTGTCGTTCATGCTGAACGGCCTGCTTGACTTCGGTTCGGACGATGGCCTGCAGGGCTTCGTCGGCGGCGGTGTAGGCGTTTCGCGCGCCAAGCTGGCCAACGACCTGGTCAATGACAGCGACACCGGCTTCGCCTGGCAGGCTCTTGCTGGCGTTCGCTACCCGCTGACCAACAACCTCGACGTGTCGTTGAAGTATCGCTTCTTCAACCAGGACGACATCAACCTCGTCCCGGCATACACCACGGCTGTTGGCGTTGCTGGCGGTGACGTCGAAACCAAGCTGCGCACCCACAGCCTGCTGCTGGGTCTGACCTACAACTTCGGTGGTGAACCGGCTGCTCCGCCGCCGCCCCCGCCGCCGCCCCCGCCGCCCCCGCCGCCCCCGCCGCCGCCTCCGCCGGTCGCTGAGTGCAGCCCTGGGCCGTACATCGTGTTCTTCGAATGGGACAAGTCGGACGTCACGCCTGACGCCGCCACCATTCTGGACAACGCGGTTTCCGCCTACAGCAACTGCGGCAGCGCCCAGGTCATGCTGGCAGGCTATGCGGACCGTTCGGGTTCGGCCTCGTACAACGTCGGTCTGTCGCAGCGCCGTGCTGACGCAGTCAAGGCCTACATGGCGTCGAAGGGTATCCCTGACGGCGTGATGACGACCCAGGCGTTCGGTGAATCGAACCCCCGCGTCGAAACCGCCGACGGTGTTCGCGAACTGCAGAACCGTCGCGTGGAAATCACCTACGGTCCGGGTTCGGGCATGTAA
- a CDS encoding DUF2163 domain-containing protein, with the protein MSGLEALEQRLSTLAFCWRLERRDGVTIGLTSHDRDLEIGQVRYRAAPGVMPSAVRSGITADGSDTDLQGALVADAISETDLMAGRWDGAALELRLTQWEAPGAMWLLLAKGEIGSVARKAGAFTAELVGAMAALKAPVAPSTSPDCRARLGDRQCRVDLEPRRRVVAVTGVEASDVGVSGLEAGAYAFGALRWMTGPNAGMAQAVVDNGADVLTLADPPPFAVVAGTLALLTEGCDRQLETCRTRFANVVNFRGEPYLPGTDLLTRYPGA; encoded by the coding sequence ATGAGCGGGCTGGAGGCTTTGGAGCAGCGCCTATCGACGCTGGCATTCTGCTGGCGGCTGGAGCGGCGGGATGGCGTGACGATTGGGCTGACCAGCCATGATCGCGACCTGGAGATAGGGCAGGTCCGCTACCGCGCGGCTCCCGGCGTCATGCCGTCCGCCGTCCGCAGCGGGATTACGGCGGATGGGAGCGATACGGACCTGCAAGGCGCGCTGGTCGCCGACGCCATCAGCGAGACTGACCTGATGGCGGGGCGGTGGGACGGCGCGGCGCTGGAACTGCGGCTGACGCAATGGGAAGCGCCCGGCGCAATGTGGCTGCTGCTGGCCAAGGGCGAGATTGGCAGCGTGGCGCGGAAGGCGGGCGCTTTCACGGCGGAGCTGGTGGGGGCGATGGCGGCCCTGAAAGCGCCGGTCGCGCCGTCCACTTCGCCCGATTGCCGCGCGCGGCTGGGCGACAGACAGTGCCGGGTCGACCTGGAGCCGAGGCGGCGGGTCGTTGCGGTGACGGGCGTGGAGGCGAGCGATGTCGGAGTTTCAGGGCTTGAGGCGGGGGCCTATGCATTTGGCGCGCTGCGATGGATGACTGGCCCTAATGCCGGGATGGCGCAGGCGGTGGTGGACAATGGCGCGGATGTCCTGACCCTTGCCGATCCGCCGCCCTTCGCGGTCGTTGCGGGGACTTTGGCGCTGCTGACGGAAGGGTGCGACCGGCAGTTGGAGACGTGCCGGACACGCTTTGCCAATGTCGTGAACTTCCGGGGCGAGCCTTATCTGCCGGGAACCGACCTGCTGACCCGCTATCCGGGCGCATGA
- a CDS encoding gene transfer agent family protein → MSGANSARGEAALELGGETLRLRPSFAALVAAEDELGPLFDLVDRAAEGKLSLSDIAALFWHCLVDPPRGLTREALGEAIVDAGLAKLSPVLRGILKQILGGR, encoded by the coding sequence ATGAGCGGGGCGAATAGCGCCAGGGGCGAGGCAGCGCTGGAACTGGGCGGTGAGACGCTGCGGCTGCGGCCGAGTTTCGCGGCGCTGGTGGCGGCCGAGGATGAACTGGGGCCGCTGTTCGATCTGGTGGACCGGGCGGCGGAGGGGAAATTGTCGCTGTCCGACATCGCCGCGCTGTTCTGGCACTGCCTGGTCGATCCGCCGCGCGGGCTGACGCGCGAAGCGTTGGGCGAGGCGATCGTCGATGCAGGGCTGGCGAAGCTGTCGCCGGTGCTGCGCGGCATCCTGAAGCAGATATTGGGGGGACGATGA
- the thpR gene encoding RNA 2',3'-cyclic phosphodiesterase, translating into MHRLFIAIRPPADIRARLLSVMGGVPGARWQDDDQLHLTLRFVGDTDPRRADDLAAALATIRFAPFPISLSGVGQFDRRGRIDALWAGVQPRDSLTQLHRKIDRACVDAGFPADQRAYLPHITLARFSRSGGMTDSFLSNNAALSSPPFLIDRFILFESHLTQAGARYDVGAVYPAAPQRL; encoded by the coding sequence ATGCACCGTCTCTTCATAGCCATCCGTCCGCCTGCGGACATTCGGGCCAGGCTTTTGTCGGTCATGGGTGGCGTTCCGGGCGCGCGGTGGCAGGATGATGATCAATTGCACCTCACCTTGCGCTTTGTCGGCGACACCGATCCGCGTCGAGCTGACGATCTGGCCGCCGCGCTGGCGACGATCCGCTTCGCCCCTTTCCCGATCTCGCTGTCAGGCGTCGGTCAATTCGACCGGAGGGGACGGATCGACGCCCTGTGGGCCGGCGTACAACCCCGCGATTCCCTCACCCAACTCCACCGCAAGATCGACCGCGCCTGCGTCGATGCCGGCTTTCCAGCGGATCAACGCGCCTATCTGCCCCATATCACTCTCGCCCGTTTCAGCCGATCCGGCGGCATGACGGACAGCTTCCTGTCCAACAACGCAGCGCTTTCCAGCCCTCCCTTCCTGATCGACAGATTCATTCTCTTCGAAAGCCATCTGACGCAGGCAGGAGCGCGTTATGATGTTGGCGCTGTCTACCCGGCAGCCCCGCAGCGGCTTTAG
- a CDS encoding DUF2460 domain-containing protein, producing MSGLGYWLADARRGQEARFMKRFAPTHWTVNFPRPMMASVVTTAPDALRADAVFYGSGDLAGLIWEAEDKWSHPLLAYETSRDFRDCVLRFRWRSGGLKRLDEVHGPTLTIEGRNAAGSPRSWYVRLWNYANGSAEDAEITLDFAALNGGFLLPGEADPVWAGDVDRMFISLTPPDYDAGSTPFAAGVEGWAELSNIRCDGAGSVLGVGDVMVPEHGLSMATGYDDCFNQTPERVVAAIHALGYRGDINHYVGMSHYFRLEPLGGGFYVSLAGGVLNAPCTAWHDDFARRAKALGLGVIWSLSYELLDAHCWNDWKQRAENGDPALTGWSPPSTLLSPAHDGAMSYLRLVAGAFVSIGLGAGIPIKFQVGEPWWWVMPADGRICIYDDAARLAFGGSPVSIPDVRGALSGAQTALLDQAGAMLAASTAALCAWVKGVAPGAVTLLLAYLPTVLDPLAPEAKRANMPVGWAWPAFDVLQLEDYDWVTEGRPSRTARGIELATTRLGYPVEEQHYFSGFVLMPEQAAQWARIADAAEAAVQRGTAATFIWALPQVARDGFTCFRLQGDDDMQAFDDVAFPLAIGREASLAPAFSTQIVESPSGHERRSSDWADARLSFDAGPGVRSEADIGALIAFFRARRGAARGFRFTDPYDDRSCGMGEVPGPLDQRLGIGDGVRTEFGLQRFYGQGEDAQVRRVTRPVAGSIRIAVDGVEMTAGWSHAGLGVIAFDEAPGAGAVLTAGFRFDVPVRFAEDRLDINRATFAAGEAPSVPLVEIRE from the coding sequence ATGAGTGGTCTGGGCTACTGGCTGGCGGACGCGCGGCGGGGACAGGAAGCGCGGTTCATGAAGCGGTTTGCGCCGACGCACTGGACCGTCAATTTTCCGCGCCCGATGATGGCGAGCGTGGTGACGACAGCACCGGACGCTTTGCGCGCCGATGCTGTCTTTTATGGGTCCGGCGATCTGGCGGGCCTTATCTGGGAAGCGGAGGATAAGTGGAGCCATCCGCTGCTCGCCTACGAAACGTCGCGGGATTTCCGGGACTGTGTGCTGCGCTTCCGCTGGCGCAGCGGGGGGCTGAAACGGCTGGACGAGGTGCATGGCCCGACGCTGACGATCGAGGGGCGCAATGCGGCGGGTTCTCCACGATCCTGGTATGTGCGGCTGTGGAACTATGCGAACGGGTCCGCGGAAGATGCTGAAATAACGCTCGACTTCGCCGCATTGAATGGTGGGTTCCTGCTGCCGGGCGAGGCCGATCCGGTTTGGGCCGGGGACGTGGACCGGATGTTCATTTCGCTGACGCCGCCGGATTATGATGCCGGTAGCACCCCTTTCGCGGCCGGTGTGGAAGGCTGGGCCGAGCTGTCAAACATAAGATGCGACGGCGCGGGATCGGTGCTGGGCGTCGGCGATGTCATGGTGCCGGAGCATGGCCTGTCCATGGCGACGGGCTATGACGACTGTTTCAACCAGACGCCTGAGCGGGTCGTCGCCGCCATCCATGCGCTGGGCTATCGCGGCGACATCAATCATTATGTGGGGATGAGCCATTATTTCCGGCTCGAACCGCTGGGTGGCGGATTCTACGTCAGCCTGGCGGGCGGTGTGCTGAATGCGCCGTGCACAGCCTGGCATGACGACTTCGCGCGACGGGCGAAGGCTTTGGGGCTGGGCGTGATCTGGTCGCTTTCCTATGAGCTGCTGGACGCCCATTGCTGGAACGACTGGAAACAGCGGGCGGAAAATGGCGATCCGGCGCTGACCGGCTGGTCGCCGCCTTCCACCCTGCTGTCGCCCGCGCATGACGGGGCGATGAGCTATTTGCGATTGGTCGCCGGGGCGTTTGTTTCCATCGGCTTGGGCGCGGGGATTCCGATCAAGTTTCAGGTGGGCGAGCCATGGTGGTGGGTGATGCCCGCCGATGGACGCATCTGCATCTATGACGACGCGGCGCGGCTGGCCTTTGGCGGAAGTCCCGTGTCGATTCCCGATGTGCGGGGCGCGTTGAGCGGGGCGCAGACGGCGCTGCTGGATCAGGCGGGCGCGATGCTGGCGGCGTCGACGGCGGCCCTGTGCGCCTGGGTGAAGGGCGTCGCGCCGGGGGCGGTGACGCTCCTGCTCGCCTACCTGCCGACCGTGCTCGATCCGTTGGCCCCGGAAGCGAAGCGGGCGAACATGCCGGTCGGCTGGGCTTGGCCTGCGTTCGATGTGTTGCAGCTGGAAGATTATGACTGGGTGACGGAGGGGCGGCCAAGCCGCACGGCGCGCGGCATCGAACTGGCGACGACGCGGCTCGGCTATCCGGTTGAGGAGCAGCATTATTTTTCCGGCTTCGTGCTGATGCCGGAGCAGGCCGCGCAATGGGCGCGCATCGCCGATGCGGCAGAGGCTGCGGTGCAGAGGGGGACCGCTGCGACCTTCATCTGGGCGCTGCCGCAGGTGGCGCGCGATGGCTTCACCTGCTTCAGACTTCAGGGGGACGATGATATGCAAGCCTTTGACGATGTGGCCTTTCCACTGGCCATCGGGCGGGAAGCGAGCCTGGCTCCTGCCTTTTCGACGCAGATCGTGGAAAGTCCTTCAGGCCATGAGCGGCGCAGCAGCGACTGGGCGGATGCGCGTTTGTCCTTCGACGCGGGGCCGGGGGTAAGATCGGAAGCGGACATTGGCGCGCTGATCGCCTTTTTCCGTGCGCGGCGGGGGGCGGCGCGGGGGTTCCGCTTTACCGATCCCTATGATGACCGCAGTTGCGGCATGGGGGAGGTTCCCGGACCGCTGGACCAGCGGCTGGGGATTGGCGACGGCGTTCGGACGGAGTTCGGGCTGCAACGCTTTTACGGGCAGGGCGAGGATGCGCAGGTGCGGCGCGTCACCCGCCCGGTTGCGGGGAGCATCCGCATTGCGGTGGATGGCGTCGAGATGACCGCCGGGTGGAGCCATGCCGGGTTGGGCGTCATAGCCTTTGATGAAGCGCCGGGGGCAGGCGCGGTGCTGACGGCGGGGTTCCGCTTCGATGTGCCGGTTCGCTTTGCGGAGGACCGGCTGGACATCAACCGCGCGACATTCGCGGCAGGCGAAGCGCCTTCGGTGCCGTTGGTGGAGATACGGGAATGA
- a CDS encoding phage tail tube protein yields the protein MSVEKGSAFLLKVGDGGSPAAYATVAGMRTTQLSVNGEAVNITSKDSGGWRELLSGAGVRSVSVSAAGIFTGSAAEVSIRNHALAGTIEQFELSFESGERMRGRFLVTRLDYAGDYNGERNYALSLESSGPVVSE from the coding sequence ATGAGCGTTGAAAAAGGAAGCGCATTTCTATTGAAAGTGGGCGATGGCGGGTCGCCTGCGGCCTATGCGACGGTCGCCGGAATGCGCACGACGCAGCTGTCGGTGAATGGCGAGGCGGTGAACATCACGTCCAAGGATTCCGGGGGCTGGCGAGAGCTGCTTTCGGGCGCGGGCGTGCGGTCGGTCAGCGTGTCGGCGGCAGGCATATTCACCGGATCGGCGGCGGAGGTCAGCATCCGCAATCATGCGCTGGCCGGGACGATCGAGCAGTTCGAATTGAGCTTTGAAAGCGGCGAGCGGATGCGTGGGCGCTTTCTTGTGACGCGGCTGGACTATGCCGGGGATTATAATGGCGAGCGCAACTATGCCCTGAGCCTGGAAAGCTCCGGCCCGGTGGTGTCCGAATGA
- a CDS encoding phage tail protein, which translates to MATLVLTALGTAIGGPLGGAIGGLIGGSFDQAVLFKPKGREGRRLTDLQLQTSTYGAQIPKLFGRMRAAGSVIWATDLKEKRNKSGGGKGRPSVTSYSYSASFAVALSARKVRAVRRIWADGNLLRGAAGDFKTGLNAFRLHLGDEDQAADPLIASAMGVPLTPAHRGVAYAVFEDLQLADYGNRIPSLTFEVEADGGPVTIGAVASDVSGGLLYAAVAGSVDGFAAGGTDVSDAIAPLAEAWDLAFVADEDGLRLAGTSVVGPPSDIGAAVLCRRINGRAVDPVEQSSDGAETVPLSLSLRHYDPARDYQAGVQRVSRPGAGRVEQGMDLPVTMSGSAARQLAARRLGHGWAGRSTMTLRCGWDALRHQPGEIATVEGLPGLWRIEEREWEAMAVRLALRRVPGAGGILPQGASSGAIVRQSDAPHGPTTLMLVDLPPLRDAAAVAPLIVAAASGGEGWRNAALFAMSDTGEAVPVGYAAPRAVMGQADEALGEGSCTLIDAVNSLNVTLIADDMELDDADEAALAQGRNLCLVGRELLQFSRAVQTGAASYRLEGLRRGLCGTEWAVAAHVAGERFLLIEDDRLAEPYAGQGSSEIGGMLRLAAIGIGDAEPAEAMLTVSGEAVTPVSPVHLRAVPDGTGGWNVNWTRRSRNGWRWASGADVPLGEESERYELRVLSGGSLLRRVETLSPDWAYGAAAVAADGGGVVTIEVRQIGAFALGRPARIALTL; encoded by the coding sequence ATGGCGACATTAGTGCTGACCGCGCTGGGCACCGCGATCGGCGGGCCGCTGGGCGGAGCCATCGGCGGCCTGATCGGCGGTAGTTTCGATCAGGCCGTGCTGTTCAAGCCGAAGGGGCGTGAAGGGCGGCGGCTGACCGACCTGCAATTGCAGACGTCAACCTATGGCGCGCAGATCCCCAAGCTGTTCGGCAGGATGCGCGCGGCTGGATCGGTCATCTGGGCGACGGACCTGAAGGAAAAGCGGAACAAGAGCGGCGGCGGCAAGGGGCGGCCGAGCGTCACGAGCTACAGCTATTCGGCAAGTTTTGCTGTCGCCTTGTCCGCGCGCAAGGTGCGGGCGGTGCGGCGGATCTGGGCCGATGGCAATTTGTTGCGCGGGGCGGCGGGCGATTTCAAGACGGGGCTGAATGCGTTTCGGCTGCATTTGGGGGATGAGGATCAGGCTGCGGACCCGTTGATCGCGTCGGCGATGGGGGTTCCGCTGACGCCTGCGCATCGAGGGGTCGCCTATGCGGTGTTCGAAGATCTGCAACTTGCAGACTATGGCAACCGCATTCCTTCGCTGACGTTCGAGGTCGAGGCGGATGGGGGGCCGGTGACAATCGGGGCGGTGGCTTCGGACGTTAGCGGAGGCTTGCTTTACGCGGCGGTCGCCGGATCGGTCGATGGCTTTGCTGCGGGCGGAACGGATGTGAGCGACGCAATCGCTCCGCTGGCCGAGGCGTGGGATCTTGCGTTTGTCGCCGATGAGGACGGGCTGCGGCTGGCCGGTACGAGCGTCGTCGGACCGCCATCTGACATCGGCGCTGCCGTGCTGTGCAGGCGTATCAACGGGCGCGCCGTCGATCCTGTCGAACAATCCAGCGATGGCGCGGAAACCGTGCCGCTTTCCCTGTCGCTGCGCCATTATGACCCGGCGCGCGATTATCAGGCGGGGGTCCAGAGGGTGAGCCGCCCCGGCGCGGGCCGTGTCGAGCAGGGTATGGACCTACCCGTCACCATGTCCGGCAGCGCCGCACGGCAACTGGCGGCAAGGCGGTTGGGCCATGGTTGGGCCGGTCGATCGACGATGACGCTGCGCTGCGGCTGGGACGCGCTGCGCCATCAGCCGGGGGAGATCGCGACGGTTGAAGGGCTGCCGGGGCTTTGGCGGATCGAAGAGCGCGAATGGGAGGCGATGGCCGTGCGGCTGGCGCTGCGTCGGGTGCCGGGAGCGGGAGGCATATTGCCGCAGGGCGCGTCTTCCGGTGCGATCGTGCGGCAGTCGGATGCGCCGCATGGGCCGACGACGCTGATGCTGGTCGATCTGCCGCCCTTACGGGACGCGGCGGCCGTTGCGCCGTTGATCGTTGCGGCGGCGAGCGGCGGCGAAGGATGGAGGAACGCCGCCCTGTTCGCCATGAGCGATACGGGCGAGGCGGTTCCTGTGGGCTATGCCGCACCCCGCGCCGTGATGGGCCAGGCGGACGAGGCGCTGGGCGAAGGCAGTTGCACGCTGATCGACGCGGTCAACAGCCTGAACGTGACCCTGATTGCCGATGACATGGAACTGGACGACGCGGATGAAGCGGCCCTGGCGCAGGGGCGCAACCTTTGCCTCGTAGGCAGGGAACTGCTGCAATTTTCTCGCGCGGTGCAGACGGGCGCGGCCAGCTATCGGCTTGAGGGGCTGCGGCGCGGGCTTTGCGGCACCGAATGGGCGGTGGCCGCGCATGTGGCCGGTGAGCGGTTCCTTTTGATCGAGGACGACCGGCTGGCTGAGCCCTATGCGGGGCAGGGAAGCAGTGAGATCGGTGGCATGCTGCGGCTGGCGGCCATCGGCATTGGAGACGCAGAGCCAGCGGAGGCGATGCTGACCGTCAGCGGAGAAGCCGTGACGCCGGTTTCGCCGGTCCACCTTCGCGCCGTGCCCGATGGGACAGGCGGCTGGAACGTCAACTGGACGAGGCGGAGCCGGAACGGGTGGCGCTGGGCCAGCGGCGCTGATGTACCGCTGGGCGAGGAAAGCGAGCGTTATGAATTGCGCGTGCTGAGCGGCGGCAGCCTCCTCCGGCGGGTCGAAACGCTATCCCCGGACTGGGCATATGGCGCTGCGGCGGTAGCCGCCGATGGCGGGGGCGTCGTGACGATCGAAGTGCGACAGATCGGCGCATTCGCCCTTGGGCGGCCCGCGCGGATTGCCCTCACCCTTTGA